A window from Mytilus galloprovincialis chromosome 8, xbMytGall1.hap1.1, whole genome shotgun sequence encodes these proteins:
- the LOC143041971 gene encoding G2/mitotic-specific cyclin-A-like produces MSFVFGSTIQDENVENQGRRGKRVEQGVTTRNNAPKRAALGVITNQVRVQPRRAAKPSKAGGNDENAYPKQAKVFGQENQPFTIFVDDNVAASKPLSKPSNNGGKLKLSQSITALPARHQPISAANDIICVDDSIEESPMVLDTTHEEMEDKKPLDRESIITMVPEYVEEIYAHLREAEAKNRPKHNYMKKQSDITASMRSILVDWLVEVSEEYKLHRETLFLAVNYIDRFLSYMSVQRGKLQLVGAASMFLASKYEEIYPPDVGEFAYITDDTYTKQQVLRMEHLVLKVLTFDVAVPTTNWFCDHFLTDSDADDKVKALSMFLAENTLIEADTFLKYLPSQIAAACICLARFSLGQEPWPQTLIKSSGYEVGHFVDCLKDLHKLYLNADKSPQQSVVEKYRSTKYEEISNFQKFPPPASLPLVV; encoded by the exons ATGTCTTTTGTTTTTGGCTCTACGATCCAGGACGAAAATGTTGAGAACCAAGGGCGACGTGGAAAAAGAGTTGAACAAGGAGTAACAACAAGAAACAATGCACCTAAGAGGGCAGCTCTCGGAGTCATCACAAATCAAGTACGAGTGCAACCACGAAGAGCAGCTAAACCATCTAAG GCTGGTGGgaatgatgaaaatgcatatccaAAACAAGCCAAGGTATTTGGACAGGAGAACCAACCATTTACCATCTTTGTTGATGATAATGTTGCAGCCAGTAAACCTTTGTCCAAACCATCCAACAATGGTGGCAAGTTGAAGCTATCTCAGTCCATTACTGCACTGCCAGCCAGACATCAACCAATTTCTGCTGCCAATGATATTATCTGTGTTGATGATTCTATAG AAGAATCTCCAATGGTGTTGGATACCACACATGAGGAAATGGAAGACAAAAAGCCTTTAGACAGAGAATCAATCATTACCATGGTACCTGAATATGTAGAAGAAATTTATGCACATTTGAGAGAAGCTGAG gcaaaaaatagaccaaaacataaTTACATGAAAAAACAATCGGATATAACAGCATCAATGAGAAGCATTCTGGTAGATTGGTTAGTTGAAGTATCTGAAGAATACAAGCTGCACAGAGAAACTTTATTCTTAGCTGTAAACTACATTGATAGATTTCTATCCTACATGTCTGTACAGAGAGGAAAACTTCAACTTGTTGGAGCTGCCAGCATGTTTCTTGCATC gAAATATGAGGAAATCTACCCACCAGATGTTGGAGAATTTGCCTATATCACAGATGACACCTACACAAAGCAACAG GTATTGAGAATGGAACACCTTGTTCTGAAGGTTTTGACATTTGATGTAGCTGTACCAACAACAAATTGGTTTTGTGATCACTTCCTGACAGACTCTGATGCTGACGATAAAGTCAAAGCCTTGTCTAtg ttcTTAGCAGAAAATACATTAATAGAAGCCGATACTTTCTTGAAATACCTTCCTAGTCAAATAGCAGCTGCCTGTATATGTTTAGCTAGATTTTCTTTAGGACAAGAACCCTGG CCCCAAACCCTGATAAAGTCCAGTGGTTATGAAGTAGGACATTTTGTTGACTGTTTGAAAGACCTTCATAAACTGTACCTTAATGCTGACAAGAGTCCACAACAGTCGGTAGTTGAAAAATACAGAAGTACAAA GTATGAAGAAATCTCAAATTTCCAGAAGTTCCCCCCTCCAGCCAGTCTGCCTCTGGTTGTGTAG